A stretch of DNA from Methanoplanus endosymbiosus:
GAGCAGTTTGTCAGGGAAATGGTTCTTGGAGAACTCTCCCGTGAGGTATTCAAGCTTGTAAAGAAGATCCATCCTGTCCGCCGTGTTGAGGTCATTAAATCCAAGGGCATTGAAGCGTCCTCGGTTTATGCACAGTAATTTAATCAACAAATTTTAGATATATTGAAAGGAGCTGAAAAAGATGGGAAAAACAGGAACCACAACCTGGACTCAGATTAAAAGTGTTTCCGGACAGCTTAGGCTTGTCCCGCAGAAAGAAGCAGGCTATAAAAAACCAGGCCCAAACCAGCGTTTTAAGTCCGGTGCAAAACTGAAGAAAGCTATCAGCAAGAGTCAGGATGCAGGACGCGGAAGAAGAGGAGGAAGACCTGCAAGAGGCCGTGGCAAACAGATTGATCCAAGATTCAGAAGGCGTATCAAGCGCTCTCCGGCATCAGTCAAAGGCACAAAGGGTTCAAAATAATACTCCCAAATATTATTTTGAAATTTTTTCTTAAACCTGTATTTCAGGGGAGGTTATTATAATGAATTCAAATGAAGCAGTTCAGGCTTATCTTTTTGGTGAAAACAGCAAAGTTAATCTGATAACTGCATCACAGACTGTACCTGTTATATCCGGACTTAAGGGTGCGGAGAAGAGCGGTGCAAAGAAAGTTCTGTTTATTCTGCTTGATTCATACTGGACCCAGCTTAATCTTGCCGGGCAGAAGACCGGATTTAAAGAATTCGGTGAAGCAGCAGACCTTATTGATAAGGCAAAGAAGCAGATTGAGATTGAAGATTTTGATGATGCA
This window harbors:
- a CDS encoding DUF5350 domain-containing protein → MGKTGTTTWTQIKSVSGQLRLVPQKEAGYKKPGPNQRFKSGAKLKKAISKSQDAGRGRRGGRPARGRGKQIDPRFRRRIKRSPASVKGTKGSK